The Sulfurihydrogenibium sp. genome segment CATTAGTAGACATAGAAAAAGAAATTGCTGTCATAGTAGTTAGAAATATTAATGGAGATATTAGGATTTATCCAGTTGTTGAAATGGTATTTAATCCGGAGGGAAATCTGCTTGAATATCTTTTAGTGCCGGCAAATATTGATGAAAAACATTATAAACTTGCACAGGAAATATCAATTTCAGCTGTTGAAGCTTTGGAAGGTGTTGGAGTTTTTGGTGTTGAGTTATTCCTTACAAAAGATGGAAAAATACTTTTAAACGAAATAGCACCAAGAGTTCATAACTCAGGACACTATACAATAGAAGCCTGCGAGACAAGTCAGTTTGAACAGCTTGTCAGAGTATTAACAAACCTACCCCTTGGCTTAACAAATCAGTATTTACCGGCTGTAATGATAAATTTACTTGGAGAAAAAGGCTACAAAGGAAAGCCAATTTATGAAAATTTAGACAAAGTTCTCGCGATAGATGGTGTATACGTTCATATTTACGGAAAATTAGAAACATTTCCGCTTAGAAAGATGGGGCACATTACAATAATAGATTATGACAAAAACAGACTTATAGAAAAAGCAAAAGTAGTGAAAGATTTAATCAAAGTAAAAGGAGAAGTTCAGATATGATAGGAATTATCATGGGAAGTGATTCAGATTTACCTGTAATGTCAAAAGCAGCTGCTATATTAGATAAATTTGAAGTTCCTTATGAGATAACAATCGTATCAGCTCACAGAACGCCGGACAGAATGTATCAGTATGCAAAAACAGCAGAAGAAAGAGGTATTAAAGTAATCATAGCCGGAGCAGGTGGTGCAGCCCATCTTCCTGGAATGGTTGCATCATTAACACATCTTCCTGTAATTGGCGTTCCGGTAAAAACTTCTTCTTTAAATGGTCTTGATTCTTTGTTATCAATCGTTCAAATGCCGGCAGGAATACCGGTTGCAACAGTAGCCATAAACAACGCAGAAAACGCTGCATTACTTGCTTTATCTATACTATCTACCTTTGATAAGAATATTGCAGATAAATTAAAGCAATATAAGGAAGAGCTAAAAAATAAAGTAGAAGAAAAAGCCAAAAAACTTGAAGAGATTGGTTATAAATCATATATTGAAGAGATGGGAATTTGAAAATAGAGGATTGGACTATGAGTGATGTAATTCCATTAAAAGCATATCAAATACTTGAAGATGCACTTGGAAAAGAGAAAGCCCAGGCATTGGTAGAAGTTTTATCAACTCATATCTCCAACGAGCTTATGAACACAAAGGAATCTTTAAAAGTAGAAATTTCCGAAGAGCTTAAAAAAGAGCTTGCTACTAAGTATGATTTAAAAATTTCAGAAGTTGAACTTAAAAAAGAAATTGACTTAGTAAGAAAAGAGATTGATTTAGTTAGGAAAGAAATTGACTTAGTAAGAAAAGACATGAAGATTATGGAAATCAGACTTATAGCTATAATAGTAATAATAAACATAATTTTTAATCCAAACGCCTTAGAGCTTTTAGGAAAGCTTTTTGGGATTATAAAATAAACAGGAGGTTATAAATGTTTGAACTTTTAACAGAAAAGTTTAGCTCAGTAGTTGAAAAATTAAGAGGCGTTAAAAAAATAGATGAAAAAACTCTTGATGAAGCACTTAAAGATATAAGAACAGCTTTATTAGAGGCTGATGTTAATGTTGATGTTGTAAAAGAGTTTATCTCTGATATAAAACAAAAAGTTCTTGGGCAAGAACTTATAAAGGGTCTTTCTGTCGGTGAGACAATTATTAAACTAATCTATGATGAAACAATAAAAATTCTTGGTGGAGAAGAGCCACCAACGCTTGCAAAACCAGACAATCCACCGGCAATAATAATGTTGGTTGGTCTGCAAGGTACCGGAAAAACTACAACAGCAGGTAAGCTTGCAAAATATCTTAAATCAAAAGGTTATAGGGTCGGTGTTGCTTCTACAGACGTAAGAAGACCGGCGGCAGCAAAGCAGTTATGCACCCTTGCCCAATCTATAGATATACCTTGTTTTGTTGATGAGGAAGAAAAAGATGTATTAAAACTTACAGAAAAAGTTATCCAAGATGCTAAAAAACAAGGATTTTCTTACATAATATTAGACACTGCCGGAAGATTACATATAGACCAAGAATTAATGGAAGAGTTAAGGAAAATAAAAGAAAAAGTCAAACCGGCTGAAGTTTTATACGTAGCAGACGCAATGCAAGGTCAAGATGCAATCACGACCGCAGAAGAATTTCATAAAGCCGTTGGACTTACCGGCGTAATCCTAACAAAGCTCGATGGTGATGCAAAAGGTGGTATCGCTCTATCGGTTAGGAAAGTTCTTGGAGTTCCAATCAAATTTATTGGAACAGGAGAAAAAATTGAAAATTTAGAGCCATTTTATCCAGATAGAATAGCTCAAAGAATACTTGGTCTTGGTGACATACAAACATTGATTGAAAAAATGCAGGCTGCTATTGAAGAAGACAAAGCCAAACAAATGGCAGAAAAAATTATGAATGCAGAATTTACTTTAGAAGATTTAAGAGACCAAATTAGAATGATTAGAAATCTTGGACCTATAGAGCAGATTTTAAAGATGATTCCAGGCGTGGGAAGTAAGATAAAAGATTTAAAAGTAGATGAAAAACAGCTTGTAAAAATAGAAGCTATTATCAATTCAATGACTCCAGAAGAAAGAGCGAAACCATACATAATAAACAGTAGCAGAAAGAGAAGAATAGCAAGAGGTAGCGGAACTACGATTTTAGATGTTAACAAAGTTTTAAAACAGTATGAAGAGATGAGAAAAATGATGAAGAAAATGAAAAAAATATCTAAAGGCGGAGGGCTTAATCTACCGTTTAAATTGCCATTTTGATTAACTTACAGAAAGAATAAGTAGGAGATTTAAAATTTTTGTAAGTTTACCTTTCCGTGTCATCTTAAGGCTGTAAGCCGAAGGATCTCCTCTTTTAAAAATTGATAAAATACGAGATTCTTCGCTTGACTGCAGAATATCTATCACTCTTAGTTTTTTACACCTTCCAATATTTTCTCTTTTAGCTCTTCTAAGCTTTCTACATGAAAAATGATTTTTTCTTTTTCAATTTTGATAGGATTTAGATTTTCTATAAGCTTTAATATTACTTCCGGATTTGTTTGGTCTGATAGTTGTAAGTAAGCTAAATCTGATTTCATATGAAGTTTTTTTATTTTTAACTGGGATAGTAGTTTTTTTATCTCCGAGGCAACTAAGTATAAATCGAATGCTTTTGGTAAATCATTGTAGAATTCTTTTAGGTATTTTCTTAATTTTTCTATCTCTTCATAATCTTCTGCTTTTGATACAGCCATGTATATGTTTAGCCTTTCTGTTGGGTCTTTAATAAAATCTTGTGGAATGTAATAATCAAAATCTATCTCTATTTCGGTTTCAAACTCTTTTTCTCCCATTTCCTCGTTGATAGCTTCCTTTAAAAGTTTAACGTAGTAATCAAAGCCTAAGGATTTTATAAAACCGCTTTGTTCAACCCCGAGAATATTTCCTGGTCCTCTTATTTGCATATCTTCAATAGATACTTTTAAGCCTGAACCCGGTCTTGTTAGTTTTAAAAGTGTATCGATTCTTCTTTTTGCATCTTTTGTTATTTCTTTTGGAACTATCAAATAGCAGTAAGCTTGGATATTACCTCTTCCAACTCTTCCTCTTAAATGATAAAGCTGTGCAAGTCCAAACAAATCAGCTCTATCTACGATTAACGTGTTAGCTGTTGGAATGTCTATTCCTGTTTCAATAATAGAAGTAGAAACTAAAACGTTTGTTTTTCCTTCTAAGAAATCGATAATCTTTTTTTCTATCTCGGAGGGCTTCATTTTACCATGTATAAAGTCTATTTTTGCTTTTTTGACTAAGTTTTTTAAAAAATCTACTGTTTCTTTGATTGTCTCTATTCTGTTATGTAGATAAAAAACCTGTCCGTTTCTGTCTATTTCAAATTCAATAGCTTTTTTTATAAGCTCTTCATCAAAATTTGAGACATATGTTTTTATCTCATACCGTCCTTCCGGCGGTGTGTTTAAAACTGATATATCTTTTAATCCTGAAAGTGCCATGTTTAACGTTCTTGGAATTGGCGTTGCAGTTAAGTATAAAGTATCTACACTTTCTCTTATCTGTCTTATTTTTTCTTTTGCTTTTACTCCAAATCTATGCTCCTCATCAATCACAAGGAGCCCAAGCTTATTAAAAGATAAGTTAGTATGTAAGATTTTATGAGTTGCTACCAAAACGTCTATTTTTCCTTCTTCAAAAGCTTTTATTGTACTATCATTTTCCTTTTTTGATTTTAATCTTGAAAGATTTTCTACGATTATTCCGTAAGGTTCAAGCCTTTCTTTTAATTTTTTATAATGCTGATAAGCAAGGACAGTAGTTGGAACCAAAAGCAAAGCTTGGTATCCATTTATTACAGATATAAAAATACCTCTGATGGCTACTTCTGTTTTACCAAAGCCAACATCTCCGCATATTAGCCTTTCCATTGGCTTTGGCTTTGAAAAATCGCTTTTTATGTCTTTTATGGCTTTTATTTGGTCTGGTGTTTCTACAAATGGAAACTCTCTTTCAAACTTGCTTATTAGCTCATCATCTGTTTTTAATGGGGGTCTGTATGTATTTTGTCTTTTTGAATAGATCTCTAACAGATTTTTTGCAATATTTTTCAAAGACTCTTTAACTTTTTTCTTTAGATTTCTCCAAGAAGTACCACCGATTTTATCAATCTGAATGATAGAGTTGGTTTTATATTTATGAATTTTATCAAAATGAAGGTATGATACATAAACCTTCTCATCGCCTGCATACTCAAGAATCATAAAATCATAAACTTTTCCTCTAATCTCTCTTGTCTCTATCCCTCTGTAGATACCTATCCCAAAATCCTCATGAATTATATAATCACCTTCTTTTAACGGCTCAACGTCTAACTCTAACTTCTCTTCAACCTCTGGCAGGAAAGCTGTTTTTTCGTTAAGTAGTACAAGCTCTTTTTTTAACGGAATTTTATAGACAGCAAACTCTTGTGTAATATCTTTTATAGTTCCAACCTCAGGATTAGAAAATTTTGAGAAAAATTGGCTTTTGACAGGTAAATTTAAGTCTTCATATATATCTAAGGTATAAACATCGTTTTTTAAATAATCTCTAAAAAGGCTATTTTCCTGATCTTCAAAAATAAGTGGTGCTTGTGATTTGATGTTAAAGTCATAAAGCGGCAAAATGAATATTTCTTCTATTTCTTTTCTTGTTAAGATTTTTGATTTTAGAAAGATGTTTTCTATTGTATCACCGAAAAAATCTATATCTACTATACCTACCTTGGGAATGTTTATAGATAAAAAGCCACCTTTTACAGAAAATTCCCCTTCATTTTCCGGAAAATCTTCTCTTATGTATCCAAGTTTATAAAGCTTTTCTATCAAAAACTCTCTGTTTAATTCTCCGTTTTTCTTTATATTGATGATGTTTTTTAAGAAATTTTCTTTTGTTCTAACCTTTACACTTAAAGCATCTTTGGAAAATACCAAAATCCAACTTTTTCCTGCTAAGATTTTATAGATAGCATAATTTCTCTCAATCTGACTTAAAAGGTCCAATTTTTCTTGAGAAGATGGAAAATGAATAATTTCAAAGTCTTTTTTGAAGAAATCCTTATAAGCCTTAAGATTTAAAAAGCTTTCTTTTGCAGACTTTTCAGAGCCTGTTATCAAAAATAAAGGCTTCTCTTTTTGAGTAAGCAAATATTCACAATATGAACTGTTGCCTGTGTATACTTTCATAACATGCTATTATACATTAAATACAAGCATTTTATCAAAAATTTATATTGTCTAAAGATTAATCTTTTGAGAGTATAACTCTTTTCCAAGCAAAGAATCTCCGCCTTTTTCTTCATTATTAAAAAGACTTTAAAAAGCTCAATAAGAGTGCTGTAAAAATTTTCGTAAGCTTACCTTTTCGTGTCCTCCTGAGGGCTTTAGCCCGAAGGATCTCCTCTTTTAAAAATAAGAAAAAATGAGATTTTTTGCCGGCTGCAGAATAAGGTTATCCTTTCCCTGATGCTTATCATTCAACCTTTTCCTATAATTCTGAGGATTTCAGTTCGATGAATCTCATTTTTAATCCAATATATTCTTGGAGGATGAAACTGCTTGCAAGAATCCATGCTGTCATTCTAAAGCCGTCACGAAACTTCTTGTTGGATGACAAAAGAACCGATGACGTCATTCTAAAAATTTTAAAACAACTTTAAAAAACTTCCTCATTTCAATCTGCTTTTAGTATGCTTAAAAATGCCTCTTGTGGAAGTTCTACTTTACCAAACTGTTTCATTCTTTTTTTACCCTCTTTTTGTTTTTCGAGGAGTTTTTTCTTCCTTGTAATATCTCCACCATAACATTTTGCCAATACATCACTTCTAAGTGGTGCTACCCTGTTTGATGCGATAATTTTTGAACCTATCGCTGCCTGTATTTTTACTTCAAAAAGCTGTCTTGGAATAACTTCTTTCATTTTATCAACTAAATTTCTTCCTACTCTGTATGCCTTATCTCTGTGAACTATGAATGACAAAGCATCTACCGGCTCGCCGTTGATGAGAATGTCCATTTTGACTAAATCACCTTCTCTATAGCCTATAAATTCATAATCAAAAGATGCATAACCTCTTGAAACTGTTTTTAGTTTATCATGAAAGTCAAACAAAACCTCTCCAAGTGGAATTTCGTATCTAAGTAAAACTGTTTTTTGGTCTATGTATTCAAAGCCTTTTTGAATTCCTCTTTTTTCTTGTACAAGCTGCATAATTGAACCAACATAATCATTTGGTGTAATGATGCTTGCTTCTATGTATGGCTCTAAAATTTTGTCTATTTCGTTTGGATTTGGAAGTTGAGATGGATTTCTTACTTCTATTTCCTTTCCTTTTGTTGTGATTACTTTATAAATAACGTTTGGTGCAGTTGTGATTAGTTCTATATCATACTCTCTTTCAAGTCTTTCTTGAACAATTTCAAGATGAAGCAGACCTAAAAATCCACATCTAAATCCCATTCCAAGTGCTGGAGAAGATTCTACTTCGTAGGTTAATGCTGCATCATTTATAGAGTATCTTTCTAATGCATCTCTCATATCTTCAAAGGTTGTGTTTCCGGTTGGATACAATCCGGCGTATACCATAGGCTTTGCCGGTCTAAATCCTTCAACCGGTTTATCTGTTGGTCTTTTTGCATCTGTTATAGTGTCTCCAACTCTGATATCTCTAACGTCTTTGATAGCTGCTGCAACGTAACCAACATCTCCGGCTTTTAGGCCATCAAGCTTTGTCATTTTCGGTGTTTGTGCTCCAACCTCTGTGACTTCAAACTCTTTTCCTGTTGACATTAATCTAATTCTTGTTCCTACTTTGACTTCCCCATCAATAACTCTTATGAATGCTACAGCTCCTCTGTATGGGTCGTAGTAAGAGTCAAAGATTAAAGCTTTTAATGGTTTATTTTCATCGCCTTTTGGTGGTGGTATTCTTTTGACTATTGCTTCTAATATATCCTCTATTCCTATGCCTGCCTTCCCTGATGCTAAAATTGCTCCTTCTGGGTCAAGTCCTAAAACTTCTGCAATCTGCGTTTTTATTCTTTCTACGTCAGCAGATGGAAGGTCTATTTTGTTTATGACCGGTATTATTTCAAGGTTTAGGTTTAATGCTTGCCAAAATGTAGCTATGGTTTGGGCTTCAATTCCTTGGGTTGCATCTATGAGTAATAATGCTCCTTCGCAAGCTGCTAATGACCTTGATACTTCATATCCAAAGTCTACGTGTCCGGGTGTATCTATCAAATGTAGTGTATAATCTTTATACTTTAATCTAACTGCTTGGAGTTTTATAGTGATTCCTCTTTCTCTTTCTATGTCAAGGGTGTCTAAAAGCTGTTCTTTCATTTCTCTTTTTTCTAACCCACCTGTAAACTCAATAAGTCTATCTGCCAAGGTTGATTTTCCATGGTCTACATGGGCTATTATAGAAAAGTTTCTGATTTTTTCCATTCTCTCGCTCAAATTCCTACACCTCAACAGTAATTCCTCTTTCTCTTTCTATACTATAAAAGTATCTAAGAGTTGCTCTTTCATTTCTCTTTTTTTGCATCCACCTTTAAAACTCAATAAGCCGTATGCCAAGGTTGATTTTCCAATGACCACCAGGGCTATTATAGAAAAGTTTCTAATTTTTTCCATTATCTCGCTCAAATTCCTACACCTCTTTGGCAAAATTGTATAATATTATAATCTATTAACTTTCAACTAAAAGGACAGATTTTGAAGAAAAAAATTATTTTAGGGCTGATAGGCTTTATCTTTTTATTTACACTTATTTTTGGCTTGTACGTTTTTATCATTACAAGAGACCTACCAAATGTAAAAGAGCTTGAAAACTGGAAACCTCCGGAAGCATCTGTAATCTACGATTATAAAGATAGAGTATTTTCAGAGCTTTACGTTCAAAAAAGATACTACGTTTCTATTGATAAAATTCCGGACTATGTAAAAAAAGCATTTATAGCCGTAGAAGATAAAACATTCTACGAAAATCCTGGGATAGATTTTTTTGGAATACTAAGAGCTTTTATTAGGAATATTTTCAGCGGCGGCGTTGTAGAAGGTGGAAGTACAATTTCTCAACAGCTTGCTAAAAACTTATTCTTAACACCGGAAAGAAGTATAAACAGAAAAATTAAAGAAATAGTCTTGGCGCTTAGATTAAACAAAGTTTATTCAAAAGACAAAATACTTGAGATGTATCTTAATCAAATTTATTTAGGACAAGGAAGTTATGGTGTAGAAGCGGCAGCCCAAACATATTTTGGAAAACATGTATGGCAGTTGGATGTTTGCGATGCTGCTGTATTAGCCGGACTTCCAAAAGCACCCACAAAGTATAATCCATACCAAAATTTAGACCTTGCTGAAAAAAGAAAGAAAGTCGTTCTAATGCGAATGTTAGAAGAAGGCTATATAGATGAGCATCAATATCAAAGATGCGTTGAAAAACCTATAAGGCTTGCTGGAATTGTAAAGACAGATACATTTAACGATTATTTTGTAGAGCTTATTAGACAGTGGGTTGTTGAAAGGTACGGCGAAGATGCTATCTCTCAAGGTGGTTTAAAAATTTATACAACCATAGACAGAGATTTACATTATTATGCACAAAAAAGACTTCAAAATTGGCTTGAAGAGATGCAGGCACGTGTTGGATTTCCAAAGCTTTTTAAAGATGAGATTGAAAGTTTAAAACAAAAATACGAATCTCAAAATGTCAGTCCAGAGACATTAATAGCAAATAGTATCTATGTAGCTAAAATAAAGTCTGTTTCAAAAAATAAAATAACTTTCACGATAGACGAAGTAGAGGGTGAAGCATCTGTTAAAGGTAGCACAGCAAATTTACAAAAAGACGGCTATGTATATGTAAAATATACAGAGGATAGAAAGTTTAAAGTCTTACCATTTTTAGAAGGAGTAGTGTTAAGTATAGATTCTAAAACAGGTGGCATAAGGGTAATAGTTGGTGGATATGAATTTAGAAAGTCCCAGTTTAACAGAGCACTACAAAGCAAAAGACAGCCAGGCTCTGCTATAAAGCCGATTATATATGCAACCGCGATACAAAACGGATACACCCAAATCTCCATTTTAAAAGACGAGCCTATCTCGTTTTGGGATTACAGTCAAAATAAAGAATGGGTACCTAAGAATTACGATGGAATATACAGAGGAAACGTAATACTAAGAACCGCATTAGCCAAAAGTTTAAACGCTGCAACTGTTTATTTACTATCTCAGTTAGATTTTGACCCTGTAATTGCTACAGCCTATAGATTAGGAATAAAACAAAAACTACCAAAATATTATTCTCTTGCTCTTGGTTCTGTAGAACTAACACCCATAGAGCTTGCAACTGTTTATGCAACCTTTGGAAATCAAGGGACAAGATGCGAACCTTACTATATTAGGAAAGTAGTAGATAGAAACGGAAACATACTTTATCAGCAAGAGCCAAGATGTGAAGACGTATATCCAAAACCAGAAAACGCCGTTATGGTAGATTTACTTAGAGCCGTAACAACCGAAGGAACAGCAGCAAGAGCAGCATCTTTACCATTCCAAACAGCAGGAAAAACCGGAACAACAAACGATTATGCAGACGCATGGTTTGTAGGATTTGACCCAGATTTAACAACTTTGGTATGGATTGGTTATGATAGAAGAAAGCAAATAGGAAAAGGTATAGCAGGAGCAGAAGGAGCTTTACCACTTTGGATGGATGTTATGCTGTATGCAAATAGAGGTATGTCTTACAAACAATTTCCTAAGGTGGAAGGAACTATATACATACCAATTGACCCAATTACGTTAAAAGTATCTAATGGAAACTGTCCCGGAAGATTCTTCCTTTTTGTCGATGGAACATATCCTCAGGTTGATTGTGATGGAAACCCTGTAGATTTAAGCAAAATTTATCCACCTCCACCACAAGAACCACCATCAGAAAATCCTACTGAAACACAACCTGAGCAACCACAAGAAAATACTCCACCACCAGATACTATAAATCCAGAAACACCAAAGGATAAAAGTTCGTCTCCTTCTGATAAGAACACGGTTGATAGTGAAGAGATAATCAATATAATAAAGAAAAATCAGTAAAAGGAGCTTTTGAAATGAAATATGCATATCCAAATGAAAAGGGATACTTTGGAATATTTGGCGGTAAATACTTACCAGAAACTCTCATGCCAGCTTTAGAAGAGTTAGAACAGCAGTATTTAAAAATCAAAAACGATGGGGACTTTAAAAGACAACTTTTATACTATCTTACAGAGTATGCAGGTAGACCAACGCCTTTATATTTTGCATCACGATTAACCAATGTTGTTGGTGGAGCAAAAATTTATTTAAAAAGAGAAGACTTGTTACATACAGGAGCCCATAAGATAAATAATACACTTGGACAGGTTTTGCTTACAAAAAAAATTGGCAAAAAAAGAATCATTGCAGAAACTGGAGCAGGACAACACGGTGTTTCTACGGCAACAGCAGCATCTTTGTTTGGTTTAGAATGTACTATTTATATGGGTGAAGAAGACGCAGAAAGACAAGCGTTAAACGTTTTTAGAATGAAGCTGCTTGGAGCAGAAGTTAAAATAGTTAAAGCCGGCAGTAGAACATTAAAAGATGCTGTTAATGAAGCATTGAGAGATTGGGTTACTAACGTTAAGACAACTCATTATATCATTGGTTCAGCACTTGGACCCCATCCTTTTCCGATGATTGTTAGAGATTTTCAATCTGTGATAGGCGAAGAAGTAAAACAGCAAATACTTGAAATAGAAGGAAAATTGCCTGATGTTATAGTTGCATGCGTTGGCGGGGGAAGTAATGCAATAGGTATTTTTTATCCTTTTATTGAAGACACGCAGGTTAGACTTGTTGGAGTAGAAGCGGGCGGTTATGGAATAGAAACCGGCATGCATGCAGCCAGCATAAACGGCGGTACCATTGGAGTACTTCACGGAATGAAATCTTACTTTATTCAAGATGAGTGGGGACAAATAGAAACAACCCATTCAATTTCTGCCGGATTAGACTATCCTGGTGTTGGTCCGGAGCATGCATTTTTGAAAGAAATTAAAAGAGCAGAGTATATTACCGCAACAGATGAAGAAGCATTAGAAGGGTTTTTATTGCTATCAAGAACAGAGGGGATAATACCTGCGTTAGAAAGCTCCCATGCTGTTATAAAAGCGGTAGAAATTGCAAAAAGCTTAGACAAATCTAAATCTGTTGTTATAAATCTATCAGGCAGAGGAGATAAAGACGTTCAATCGGTAAAAAATCTTCTTGATACAGATAAAGAGTTGTATGAAAGATTGCTAAGCAGATTAAAAGAAAAGTATGGGGTTTGAAACTCTCTATACGTCGGATGAGAAATTTAATAAAAGTATGAGATTCTTTGCACGGCTGCAGAATGATAACATTAGGTAACTTTATCATCCTAATGTTGATTTGAAAAGAATAGAAGCACTTGCTTACTTATCAATTCTTAACTATCCACCAATCATTTTGCAAGACCTAAACTTTCTCTAAGTAATAAATCATCCTTTCTCCAATCAATAAAATATCGAAACATAACTTTACCCATATAATAAATGTAAAGATAGAGCCCATGGTCAAATAAAGAGGATTGGCTGAAAAAAAGTTTAAAATTAAAAAAGTAAATGCGATTTTTAAAAGAAACACGAGCATACTTATAAAAATTGAAATTGTTAGAACATGTTTAATAAAATTCTTCCTTTTTTCTTGGACGGGCGTAAAAAAATAGTAAATAAGCCATATTATAAGAGCAAAAATAAATATTTCAGAAAGATTTAAAATTATCTGAAGCAAACCTAATTTATTATTAATGAATTCAAGGAAATTTTTAATTCTTTCAATAAAAAGAATATCTTTACTTACATCGGAAGAAATTTTTTCTATATTAGAAAATAAAAATTTTACGATAAATAAAAAAACATAGAAGACAAGAATTAATGTAACCAAGAAAGGTAAGGCTAACATGGATATGATTAAAATTACTTTACCCTCGG includes the following:
- a CDS encoding YhjD/YihY/BrkB family envelope integrity protein; this translates as MLKQKVDNKVGVVKTPFKILYLSLKDYIANNYAYHSSALTFYFLMTIFPLLFFIISVISLIAIINISEIYFILYKIFPNSAESFLNTVLKLSQYQVAQKSIVITILLSIFFSKDLFVAISQAFSYIYEAKVAEGKVILIISMLALPFLVTLILVFYVFLFIVKFLFSNIEKISSDVSKDILFIERIKNFLEFINNKLGLLQIILNLSEIFIFALIIWLIYYFFTPVQEKRKNFIKHVLTISIFISMLVFLLKIAFTFLILNFFSANPLYLTMGSIFTFIIWVKLCFDILLIGERMIYYLEKV
- a CDS encoding PBP1A family penicillin-binding protein yields the protein MKKKIILGLIGFIFLFTLIFGLYVFIITRDLPNVKELENWKPPEASVIYDYKDRVFSELYVQKRYYVSIDKIPDYVKKAFIAVEDKTFYENPGIDFFGILRAFIRNIFSGGVVEGGSTISQQLAKNLFLTPERSINRKIKEIVLALRLNKVYSKDKILEMYLNQIYLGQGSYGVEAAAQTYFGKHVWQLDVCDAAVLAGLPKAPTKYNPYQNLDLAEKRKKVVLMRMLEEGYIDEHQYQRCVEKPIRLAGIVKTDTFNDYFVELIRQWVVERYGEDAISQGGLKIYTTIDRDLHYYAQKRLQNWLEEMQARVGFPKLFKDEIESLKQKYESQNVSPETLIANSIYVAKIKSVSKNKITFTIDEVEGEASVKGSTANLQKDGYVYVKYTEDRKFKVLPFLEGVVLSIDSKTGGIRVIVGGYEFRKSQFNRALQSKRQPGSAIKPIIYATAIQNGYTQISILKDEPISFWDYSQNKEWVPKNYDGIYRGNVILRTALAKSLNAATVYLLSQLDFDPVIATAYRLGIKQKLPKYYSLALGSVELTPIELATVYATFGNQGTRCEPYYIRKVVDRNGNILYQQEPRCEDVYPKPENAVMVDLLRAVTTEGTAARAASLPFQTAGKTGTTNDYADAWFVGFDPDLTTLVWIGYDRRKQIGKGIAGAEGALPLWMDVMLYANRGMSYKQFPKVEGTIYIPIDPITLKVSNGNCPGRFFLFVDGTYPQVDCDGNPVDLSKIYPPPPQEPPSENPTETQPEQPQENTPPPDTINPETPKDKSSSPSDKNTVDSEEIINIIKKNQ
- the trpB gene encoding tryptophan synthase subunit beta is translated as MKYAYPNEKGYFGIFGGKYLPETLMPALEELEQQYLKIKNDGDFKRQLLYYLTEYAGRPTPLYFASRLTNVVGGAKIYLKREDLLHTGAHKINNTLGQVLLTKKIGKKRIIAETGAGQHGVSTATAASLFGLECTIYMGEEDAERQALNVFRMKLLGAEVKIVKAGSRTLKDAVNEALRDWVTNVKTTHYIIGSALGPHPFPMIVRDFQSVIGEEVKQQILEIEGKLPDVIVACVGGGSNAIGIFYPFIEDTQVRLVGVEAGGYGIETGMHAASINGGTIGVLHGMKSYFIQDEWGQIETTHSISAGLDYPGVGPEHAFLKEIKRAEYITATDEEALEGFLLLSRTEGIIPALESSHAVIKAVEIAKSLDKSKSVVINLSGRGDKDVQSVKNLLDTDKELYERLLSRLKEKYGV